CCTACACTCGTTCCAAGGTGGGAATTATAATCAGTACCGTAAAAAAGGTCGTTTGTGCATTCTGATTCTGAAATACATCCGAAAAAGCCACTCATAAATTATGAATTGTGTGTGCAATATAGAAATATTCCTTCGGGAGGTGCATCATTTTTTTATTATGGATTTTAACATTTTATTAACCTGCTGAATATTGGCTTCATCTTAAATCGTTTACATCAGGTGATTCTTATAATAAACCCTGGTTGAACAGGCTGGAAAATTTTTTACCTTGCGCAAATTAAATCAACCAATCTTTACGCTTATGAAAAAAGTATATTTAAGTGCCATTTTGTTGGCTGTATGCGGAATTGTCAACGGACAGAAAATTGATCCTGTTGCTACGGAACTCTGGGAACCTGTGCCTCCGGTCGTTACTCCGGGAGAAAACGGTGCTCCTCCTTCCGATGCCATTGTGCTGTTCGACGGAAAAAATCTCGATATGTGGGAATCAGAGAGGGGTGGTCCTGCCCGATGGGAGGTTAAGGACGGCATTCTCACAATAGTTCCCGGATCGGGCGGAATTAAAACAAAAAAACCATTTGGCGACTGTCAATTGCACATTGAATGGCGTTCTCCTGAGAAAGGGGAGGGGGACGGACAAAACAGAGGCAACAGCGGTGTTTTTCTGCAGGGACGTTACGAAATTCAGGTGCTGGATTGCTATAACAATAAAACCTACTCCAACGGTCAGACCGGTTCGGTTTACAAACAACATATTCCGCTGGTAAATGCCTGCCGTAAACCTGGCGAATGGCAGACCTATGATATCATTTATACGGCTCCGCGATTCGGGGAAAGCGGACGGGTAGTTATTCCTGCCTATGTTACCGTAATCCACAACGGTGTGCTGATTCAGAACCATGTTCCCATCTGGGGCACCATTCAGTTTATCGGTCTGCCCAAATACCAGGTGCATAATCTGAAAGAACCCTTACTGCTTCAGGACCACAATTGTCCCGTCAGTTTCCGGAATATCTGGATACGGGAGCTTTAAAACTCATTGCTTTCTGCGTTCCTGAGGGTTTATCCCGGAATGTCAATGCGGGGTGGAACGAGCTAACCAGCTGAAAAAAATTTCCAATTTCCCATTTCCTGTTTTCTGTATAAGATCATGCTATGAAACCCACATGTTTTACAAACACAAACACAGCGGTAATAAAATGCCGAAGATGTGGGTTCCATCATACCATTGAAAATTAATTTTATTATGATGAAAACAAGAACACATTAATTGGAAATGGGAAATCGGAAATTCATCAATTGGAA
The sequence above is a segment of the Bacteroidales bacterium genome. Coding sequences within it:
- a CDS encoding DUF1080 domain-containing protein is translated as MKKVYLSAILLAVCGIVNGQKIDPVATELWEPVPPVVTPGENGAPPSDAIVLFDGKNLDMWESERGGPARWEVKDGILTIVPGSGGIKTKKPFGDCQLHIEWRSPEKGEGDGQNRGNSGVFLQGRYEIQVLDCYNNKTYSNGQTGSVYKQHIPLVNACRKPGEWQTYDIIYTAPRFGESGRVVIPAYVTVIHNGVLIQNHVPIWGTIQFIGLPKYQVHNLKEPLLLQDHNCPVSFRNIWIREL